The Candidatus Binataceae bacterium sequence TTGTGTCGCAGGGATTCCTTGGACTTGTGATGAGACTTGGCGGACGTGCGCGCTAGCGGCGTTGGGAACCGAGTAATGCCGCCAGCGGCAGAATCACTTGCGATTGAGATTGGCGGTGGAATCGCGACGACGACAGGCGTGCTCACCGTCGCTGGAGTCTTGACAGAAATCGGCGCGTTCGTGATGCGCGCGGTGCGATGTTCCAGATTTGCCGCCGCGACCGCGATCGCTGCGACCGCCCCCGCAACACCGCCAGCCGCCAAAACCGATCGTAACGAAGGCAGCTTGATGGCGCGCGAGGATTTGAGCCGCTGAACCTGCACAACCGCGTTTTCCGATGCCTCGAAGTCGTGCATGAAAATCGCCGTGACTTCATTCGTATCAAGACCGAGAAATTCGGCGTAGCGGCGAAACGACGGCAACAGGTAAAGCATATCCGGAATCGCATCGTAGTTGCCGGTCTCCATCATCACGATATACGAGAGCTGCAGGTGGCATTCGGTCGCCGCCGCCTCACGCGTCAGTCCGAATCGCTCGCGCGAGGTCGCAAGAATGTGCGCGAGCGACCCGTCCCCCTCGAAATCTGCACATGCAGCGCCTTCAGGTAATTCGATCGGAACGGACCGGCCGTTCGCCCAGAAAATCCAATTGACCAACGAGTGAGACATATTCGATATCCAGCGCCGCGTTAGTTGAGCGACACCTTCGCCAGCAGCGCGGAGTCTTCGAGAAGTTTACTTGCGCCATTCACTACTGCTTTCAACGGATCGTTACTGATACTCACTCGAAGACTGGTCTGGGAGCTCATGAACGCCGCAAGATCGCGCAGCAGCGCGCCGCCGCCGGCAACCACGATTCCATTCTCGACTATGTCGCCAGCGATTTCCGGCGGCGTCTGCTCGAGCGCGAGGCGGATCGCATCGATCAGTTGCGCAAGCGGAGACGCCAGTGCTTCGCGGATATCGGCGCTGGTGATCCGAACGATCTTGGGTTCACGCGCCGCGAGATGCCGCGCCTTGATTTCCAGGGTTTCGACGGCGGCGTCGCGGTCCGCCGAGCCGAGCATGATCTTTACAATTTCGGCCGTCCGCTCACCAATTTGAATATTGTAGCGGCGCCTCAGCAACTGGATAATCGCCTCGTCGAACCTGTCACCGGCGATTCGCACCGATCGCGAATAAACCAATCCTCCGAGTGAGATTACAGCAATCTCAGTCGTGCCCCCGCCTATATCGACCATCATACTGCCCGCCGGCTCAGTCACCGGCATCCCGGCGCCGATTGCGGCTGCGATAGCCTGATCGACAAGGTGAACTTCGCCCGCCCCGACCGACTTCGCTGACTCTGCGACGGCGCGCTTTTCGATAGAGGTGCTGCCGGAAGGAACGCAGACCACCAGGCGCGGGCGCTTCAGGGTTCGTGTGCCGCCGGCTTTCTGGATGAAGTGGCGGAGCATCATCTGAGTCGCCTCGAAATCTGAGATTACGCCGTCGCGAATCGGGCGGATGACTGAGATTGCGCTCGGGACACGCCCAAGCATCCGCTTGGCATCAGCGCCAATTGCCAGGATTCGGCGCTCACCGTCGTTGGACTGGCGAATTGCTACGACCGAAGGTTCATTGCAGACGAGACCTTCGCCGCGCCGATAGACCAGCGTGTTTGCGGTTCCGAGATCGATAGCTAGTTCCTTCGACAGAGTTCGAAGGACGGGCGCGATAACGCTTGGCATATTCCACCTCCACCACAACCCCAACAATCCGCTTTATACAAACATCATTCACCACGCGGCTGGAATTATACTCAGAATTTAGTGGGCGGCTAAAGAGCTAGAGTGTAATATCAACTATAATTGACGATTTAAGTGTGAGGTTCGAGCGCTGTCAAACTGATAA is a genomic window containing:
- a CDS encoding helix-turn-helix domain-containing protein, which translates into the protein MSHSLVNWIFWANGRSVPIELPEGAACADFEGDGSLAHILATSRERFGLTREAAATECHLQLSYIVMMETGNYDAIPDMLYLLPSFRRYAEFLGLDTNEVTAIFMHDFEASENAVVQVQRLKSSRAIKLPSLRSVLAAGGVAGAVAAIAVAAANLEHRTARITNAPISVKTPATVSTPVVVAIPPPISIASDSAAGGITRFPTPLARTSAKSHHKSKESLRHKRSVRTARHLRSSHRHRRVS
- a CDS encoding rod shape-determining protein; the protein is MPSVIAPVLRTLSKELAIDLGTANTLVYRRGEGLVCNEPSVVAIRQSNDGERRILAIGADAKRMLGRVPSAISVIRPIRDGVISDFEATQMMLRHFIQKAGGTRTLKRPRLVVCVPSGSTSIEKRAVAESAKSVGAGEVHLVDQAIAAAIGAGMPVTEPAGSMMVDIGGGTTEIAVISLGGLVYSRSVRIAGDRFDEAIIQLLRRRYNIQIGERTAEIVKIMLGSADRDAAVETLEIKARHLAAREPKIVRITSADIREALASPLAQLIDAIRLALEQTPPEIAGDIVENGIVVAGGGALLRDLAAFMSSQTSLRVSISNDPLKAVVNGASKLLEDSALLAKVSLN